A window of Planctomycetia bacterium genomic DNA:
GGTTGCGATAGGCGACCATGTCCAACCCAGCAAGTTTGACCTTCTGCCGTTTGCGTTCAACGAGCGAGGGTTCCTCGACAATGTCGATGACCTTCGGCGGCGTGGGGCTCGGCCCGGTCTTGGGACGAAACTGCAGGATGCCACGAAGCTCGATGCGGAGTTCTTCCAGTTCCCGGACCGTTATGTGGTCCCAGAACTCGGCACTCTTGGCCTTCTCGATGATCGGCAGTTTGATCTTCACCTGGCTGAGGTTGATCGGCAGGCTGCTTACCTGGTTGACGAGTTCGTCCTTCAGGTCGTCGAAGCGGCTGGAACCCTTAATGAGGGTAACCTGCATCTGGGCGATGAGCCGGTCGAACTTGTGAGCCTCCTCGTGGCCGGCGATGTTTGCCCACTGCATAAGCGGAGCGATTTCCTGCTCCAGGGTTGCCTTGGTATTCGCGTCGAATCTCTTGAGGGTGTCGTCGCCCTTGACCGAACAGACCTGCTTCCACTTCTCCCGGACCGGAATGCTCTTGTCGGGTAAGGCGGCGATGTCCTTACCGATCAGGTCAATGACCAGGTCGAAGGCATCAGCGTTCTGTTTCTCCAACGCGGTGCGGGCCAGTTCGAGTCGTGCCTCAAAGACGTTTTGCATCAGGGACTTGGCCTGCTTCGGCTCGGCAGTTTCATAGCCCTGCTCAAAGCGGTCGAAGTTTCCCCAGTGATCGAAGATCTGAAAGTGGGTCTTGTCCTTGCCGGGACCAAAGAGGTTCTGGCATAGCCGGGTTCCGCGTCCGATCATTTGCCAGAACTTGACGAAGGAGAACACGGGCTTCGCAAAGACCAGGTTGACGATCTCCGGTACGTCGATGCCGGTATCGAGCATGTCCACGGAAACGGCAATCGTCAGATCGGGGTTGGAGCCGGTGCCCTTGAAGTCGTCGATGAGTTCCTCGGCTCGCGGGTCGTAGGTGTCGATCACGCGGCAGAAATTGCCACCGTACTGTGGGTACATCTCATCGAAGAGATTTTGCAGTAGAACGGCGTGGTCATGGTTGCGAGCGAAGATGATCGTCTTGCCGATCCGACTCCCGTCGGAAACTCGAACGCCGTGCTCCATCAAGTTCCGCAAGATGATCCGGTTGGTATCCTTGTTGAAGATCCGCTTGTCGACTTCGGCCTGCTCGAACTCGACCGCCTGCGGCAGACTCTCGTCTTCTTCCAATTGGCGGCGTTGTTCCTCGGACATCTGTGAATACTTGATACCCGCCCGCAGGAACGGCGTGGTGTGCGTATCCACGACGAACGGAACAAGATACGGGGGGTTGTTGTTGATCGCCTCTTCGTAGGAGTAGTTGAAGGTCGGGTCCTTCGCCCCGCACTGGAACATGTCGAACGTGCTTTTGGCAACGTAGTCGATGGGCGTCGCGGTGAGGCCGACCTGGTAGCAGTCGAAGTAGTCGAAGAGTTGCCGATAGCGGTTGTAAAGGCTGCGGTGGGATTCATCGGCGACGATGAGGTCGAAGAAGCCAGGGTCGAACGTCTCGAAGACTTTCATCATGGCCGGATAAGTGGCCAGATAGATTCGCTTGGTGCGGTCATTGGCCGTGTCGCTTGTGACGTAAGTTCGATTCTCGGACGGCAAGAATTCCTTGAAGGCGTTGTGGGCTTGTTTGCGGAGTTCGCGACGGTCGCACAGGAAAAGGATTCGCTTGGCCCAACGAGCTTGAATCAAGGCATCGCAGAGAGCAATCGCGACGCGGGTCTTACCGGTGCCGGTCGCCTGAACGATCAAGGCTTTGCGTTTCTTTTGGGCGAAGTTCTCCACCACTCGCCGCACCGCCTCGAACTGGTACATGCGGGTGATGATGCTTTTGCTCTTGTCCGGACCCACCTGTGTGGCGGGTTTGCGTTCCTTCCGCTGGAAGTGCAAGTGCTGAAGGCTGTCTTTGGAGTAGTAGCCGTAAATCTTTCGCGGTGGCTCCCCAGCGGCGTCGTTCCAGATCCAGAGGTCGTAGCCGTTGGTGTAGAAGATTATGGGACGCTGACCGTGCTCGGCTTCCAGGCCGTCGGCGTAGCATTTGGCCTGGGTGCGACCAATTTCAGCGTTCTTCGAGGTTTTCTTCGCTTCGATCACTCCCAGGGGTTTGTCGTTGTCATCCACGAGGACGTAGTCCGCATAGCCAATCCCGGAATC
This region includes:
- a CDS encoding DEAD/DEAH box helicase family protein; protein product: MRSINFEFLKPKWPELSGLGGFAESYAHADPIGAISKLRAFCEQSAKFVHHELRLPRLFRPNLIDLLDDSAFQSAVPRVVVSKMHALRIEGNHAVHGNRGDTTTALRLLKEAYDLGRWLFVTFAGGKAEDCPAFTQPPEGGAEAVERRKEKRAILERIAAQEAQMQKLLDDLEAERSRAEQAVATASELELALTAGQQAAAAVEAVDPLSFNEEQTRRYLIDLMLADVGWKVGPNLTSTHEVKKEMEVSGQPTDSGIGYADYVLVDDNDKPLGVIEAKKTSKNAEIGRTQAKCYADGLEAEHGQRPIIFYTNGYDLWIWNDAAGEPPRKIYGYYSKDSLQHLHFQRKERKPATQVGPDKSKSIITRMYQFEAVRRVVENFAQKKRKALIVQATGTGKTRVAIALCDALIQARWAKRILFLCDRRELRKQAHNAFKEFLPSENRTYVTSDTANDRTKRIYLATYPAMMKVFETFDPGFFDLIVADESHRSLYNRYRQLFDYFDCYQVGLTATPIDYVAKSTFDMFQCGAKDPTFNYSYEEAINNNPPYLVPFVVDTHTTPFLRAGIKYSQMSEEQRRQLEEDESLPQAVEFEQAEVDKRIFNKDTNRIILRNLMEHGVRVSDGSRIGKTIIFARNHDHAVLLQNLFDEMYPQYGGNFCRVIDTYDPRAEELIDDFKGTGSNPDLTIAVSVDMLDTGIDVPEIVNLVFAKPVFSFVKFWQMIGRGTRLCQNLFGPGKDKTHFQIFDHWGNFDRFEQGYETAEPKQAKSLMQNVFEARLELARTALEKQNADAFDLVIDLIGKDIAALPDKSIPVREKWKQVCSVKGDDTLKRFDANTKATLEQEIAPLMQWANIAGHEEAHKFDRLIAQMQVTLIKGSSRFDDLKDELVNQVSSLPINLSQVKIKLPIIEKAKSAEFWDHITVRELEELRIELRGILQFRPKTGPSPTPPKVIDIVEEPSLVERKRQKVKLAGLDMVAYRNRVHHILQDIIDENPTLQKIKAGQPVEASELETLCSLVLTLDSSLDLHDLVDYFPETAGHLDQAIRSVIGMDAKTVHERFTQFVKEHPNLASHQIKFLDLLQNHIAKYGSIEVQRLYEPPFTLLHTDSLDGLFDEPLADELLDIIGSFKPQGSEE